The DNA window GCTGTttgaagtgttgttgttttcaatatatttttccCACTAAAAATCCATAGGAATATGAACTGCTTATGACAAATCTGCCTTTCAATCAGTGCCCCCCACAGGCCATTTAGAAACCACCAATGCCCTGTAACACTAGGTGTGGTTTCATTCCCGCTCACTTTTGAAAGTCAAGGAGTCCATCAGTGAGGAAAAAACATATTACTCTATGTTAACAGACCAGGATCCACAGGTTTgtaggagagaaaagaaaatgtcttcttttccatttgtcttatatttaagtTCAATATTAATCAATTCCACAGGttaaatcattttcatgttAAACTTGCGAGGAGCAtccactgtgctgctgctcatGCCAGCGTCCGATTTCCGTGGCACATACTCGATCTCGATGTTGTGCTTAGTGTTGCCTTTACCTCTGCTCCAAAGGAAGAGCAGTACCAAGCAAAACAGGACGACGCCCAGAAAAGAGATAAAGCCCATTGTGGTCGCAATGATCAGTGTCTTTATATCAAATGGGAAAGGGACATTGGCCCTTGTACCGTTAGCACCAGTTTCTGTCGGCTGGTTGGATATGAAGGCAAAGGTCTTGTTGGGCTGGTGTGGCCAGTCAGGGGAGTAGCTATGAATGTGTAAGTGAGCAAGAGAGGTGTCGTTTCCACCTGCGTTGCTAGCTATACACACGTATGTGCCATTATCTTGAATCTGGGCATAACGCACCTCAAGGGTGCCATCTGGTAGCACAGAGAGCCTTCCAATCGTCTTGGTGGTGATAAACTTTTTCTGTGGAGAGAGCCACATTATCACAGGAGCAGGATCTCCATCTGCTTGGCAAGCAAAATGAACAATGGCTCCCTCATCGACAAATTTTTGCTGGGCTTTGCGATCCCTAATCCTAGACTTGCGACACGTGAAGTAGTTTGGTTGCAGAACATCCGGGAAGTCCTTGAACTCTTTGCCTTGGACAAACTCAGGAGAGGCACAGGTGGGCTGCTGCCTGTTGAAGTTCAGTCTCCAGCGTCGTCGGAAAACCCATAAAAGTCGGCAGTCACAGGCCAGGGGGTTATCATACAAAGCAAGGGTCTCCAGGTTACCAACTGAATGGAATGCAGACTCCTCTAAAGTGCTAAGAGAGTTCCCAGACACATTGAGAATTTTCAGGTAGTTTAGACCACGGAAAGAGTATGGCTCAATCATTGCCAGCCTGCCCCCAACCAGGTGAAACTCCTGCAGACGCAGAAGATCATGGAGCTTATTCCCCTCAATGGTGTGGATAGGGTTGTATGAAAGATTAAGAAACCGCAAATAAACCAAGTGCCGCAAGGCTACGTAAGGAATTGTGGTCAAGTTGGCATTAGCAATGGTCAGAGAGGTGAGATTTAATCCATACAAGCAATTTGGGGTCATAGTATCCAAATATGGCCAATTGGCTATTTCCAACACTTTCAGCCGGTAGAGCCGTTTAAAAGAATAATCCCGTATGGCATTGATATTGAGGTGGCGCAGCCTTAGAGTGATCAAACTGTGGAGGTGGGTAAAAGCCTCTGTTGGCACAGAGGACAAGTTGCACTTCTCAAGACTCAGGTGCTCAAGGCTACTTAGGCCATGGAACGCCCGGTGGGAGATGAAAACCAGGTCATTATCACCCACCTCTAATGACCGGAGGTTGTACAAATCCTGGAACATG is part of the Mugil cephalus isolate CIBA_MC_2020 chromosome 10, CIBA_Mcephalus_1.1, whole genome shotgun sequence genome and encodes:
- the lingo1a gene encoding leucine-rich repeat and immunoglobulin-like domain-containing nogo receptor-interacting protein 1, with translation MAAGEATGHSYLVACWQPILILMLGTVLSGSTTGCPSRCECNVPERSVMCHRKKLMTVPEGIPAETRLLDLSKNRIRTINPDEFANFPNLEHLELSENTIATIEPGAFNNLYGLRTLGLRSNKLKLIQLGVFTGLSNLTQLDISENKIVILLDYMFQDLYNLRSLEVGDNDLVFISHRAFHGLSSLEHLSLEKCNLSSVPTEAFTHLHSLITLRLRHLNINAIRDYSFKRLYRLKVLEIANWPYLDTMTPNCLYGLNLTSLTIANANLTTIPYVALRHLVYLRFLNLSYNPIHTIEGNKLHDLLRLQEFHLVGGRLAMIEPYSFRGLNYLKILNVSGNSLSTLEESAFHSVGNLETLALYDNPLACDCRLLWVFRRRWRLNFNRQQPTCASPEFVQGKEFKDFPDVLQPNYFTCRKSRIRDRKAQQKFVDEGAIVHFACQADGDPAPVIMWLSPQKKFITTKTIGRLSVLPDGTLEVRYAQIQDNGTYVCIASNAGGNDTSLAHLHIHSYSPDWPHQPNKTFAFISNQPTETGANGTRANVPFPFDIKTLIIATTMGFISFLGVVLFCLVLLFLWSRGKGNTKHNIEIEYVPRKSDAGMSSSTVDAPRKFNMKMI